Within Xanthomonas theicola, the genomic segment GATGCCGGCCGCGTTGCGGCCGGCATCCCGGAGCGGGAATCGGGAATCGAGAATCGTAAAGGCGGGACACGTGGCATCCGAGGCATCGTGCAGTGGTGAAGAGCAGACAGCCTGCTTCCCCCATTCCCGGGTCCCGAGTCCCGCCTAACCCAGTGAGGCACCATGAGCACCATCCGTTGCGACATCGTCAGCGCCGAGCACGAGATCTACCACGGTGAAGCGACCCTGGTGGTCGCCACCGGCGAGCTGGGCGAGCTGGGCATCGCGCCCAAGCACGCGCCGCTGATCACCCGCCTCAAGCCCGGCAAGGTGGTGGTGACCACCGCCAGCGGCGAGCAGCTGGATTTCGCCATTTCCGGCGGCATCCTCGAGGTACAGCCGCAGGTGGTGACCATCCTGGCCGACACCGCGATCCGCGCGCAGGACATCGACGAGGCGTCGGTGCGCAAGGCCAAGGAAGAAGCCGAGCGCATGCTCGCCAACCGCGGCGAGGGCATCGACGTGGCCGAGGCGCAGGCCAAGTTGGCGGAAGTCACTGCGCAACTGCAGGCGTTGGAGCGCCTGCGCAAGACCCTCAAGCACTGAGCGGCAACGCGCCGGCGGGCGCGGCGCCCGATCGCGACGCAGACGCCGGCTGCCTGCCGGCGTTTTCGTTCGTGGCGTGCGCCGGGCGCAGGGGGAGCCGCGCCGTGGCCCCGGCCCGGCGAGCCCGCCGCAGCGCACCGGCGCGGCGCCGGCGCGAAACAGTGACGCGGCGCACGGCGCCGACTTTAATCGCCGCTGACTCGGCCGCGCGATCGCCAGACAACGGTGCCGCGGCGCAACGACAGCGCCCACTGGCTGCGGCAAGATGACCGCCCGCTCTGCACATCCTTCCCTCACGCAGACGGTCCCAGGAGAGCCACGATGACCGTTTACCTTCCTACTGAACTCACCCGCGCGCTGACCGCGCTGCTGGCCGGCGCCGTCCTGTTGGGCTGCGCCATGCCGGCGCGCAGCGCCACCGTGCTCGAACCGTTGCTCGACCGGATCGTCGAGCGCAACGCGATCGGCGACCAGGTCGCGCTGAGCAAATGGGACAGCGGCAAGCCGGTGCTGGATGCCACGCGCGAGGCGGCGGTGCTGGCCAGCGTGCGCGAACAGGCGTCGGCGCATGGCGTGGACGCGGACGATGCGGTGCGTTTCTTCGGCATGCAGATCGAGTCCAACAAGCTGGTGCAATACCAGTTGCTGGCGCGTTGGCGGCTGCGCGGCCGCGCTCCCGACCAGCCGCGCGCGGACTTGGCGGTGCTGCGCGAGCGCCTGAACCGGTTGCAGGGCGAGATGCTGGATGGCTTGCAGGCCAGTGCCGCGGCGCGGCGGGCAGCCGATTGCCCGGCCGCCACCGCGCGCGCGGCCGAAGCCTATGCGCTGCGCTGGCAACTGGACCAGGTGCATCGCACCGCGCTGGTGCGCAGCCTGGGCGATTTCTGCCGCTGAGCGGGGCGAGTGGGCCGCTCGTCCCCGATTGCACCTGCATGCGGCCTGCGCGGTCGAGCGCGTGCAGGCCGGGCTATCGACCGCCGCTGCCTTCATGTGGTGGGAGCGACTTCAGTCGCTCCCACCGCGAGCTCCGGCATGTCACCCCTAGGATCTGTCATCAATTGCTAGAATAGTGGATGCTTGTCGCCGCTTTACTCTCCGGCCCTGCAATGGCACGTCGCTACGCCCTGCGAGACGATCAGTGGGATCGCATCCGCGATCTGCTTCCCGGCCGAGCCGGCCATGTCGGCGTGACTGCCAAAGACAACCGGCTGTTCGTCGAAGCCGTGCTGTACCGCTACCGAGCCGGCATCCCCTGGCGCGATCTGCCTGAGCGCTTCGGCGATTTTCGCGTGATCCACCTGCGACATAGCCGCTGGAGCCGGTCCGGCATCTGGCACCAGGTGTTCCAGGCCTTGTCGAAAGACGCGGACAACGAGTACGCAATGATCGACAGCACCATCGTCCGGGCGCATCAGCACAGCGCCGGGGCAATAAGGGGGAGCGGCAAGCCATCGGACGCAGCCGCGGCGGACTGAGCAGCAAGATCCACGCGGTGGTCGATGCACTGGGCAATCCGCTGGCGTTTCATCTGACCGCAGGCCAGGCGTCGGATCTGGAAGGCGCAGATGCCTTGTTGCCGCCCTTGTCGGTGGGCGCATTGCTCGCTGACCGAGCCTACGACGCCAGCGCGCGCGTCATCGAGCCGATGCAGCGACAGGGGACCCAGATCGTCATCCCCTCCCACCCAACACGCAACGTGCAACGTGACTACGACCGGGTGCTGTACAGGGATCGACACTTGATCGAGAACTTCTTTGCCAAACTCAAGCAGTACCGAGCCATTGCGACCCGATACGACAAGACCGCCTGCAACTTCCTCGGCGCCATCTACTGGGCCGCCTCCGTCATTTTACTTAATTGATGACACGCCCTAGCGATACACCAGATGCCGACCCAGGAAGAACGACAGCACCGCCAGCACGCCTTCGACCACCGGCTTGGCCAGCCATGCCAGGCGCAGGCCCAGCGCGTCCACGCACAGCGCCACCAGCCAGGTGCTGAGCACGGTCAGCACGATCCACATCGCCATGAAGCGGCCGAAACGCCGCCAGCCCAGGCGCGCGCCGTTGCCGCCGGCGAAGGTGATGCGGCCGTTGAGCCAGAAGCCGAGCAGCGCGCCGCCCACGCGGCCGAGCACGTTGGCCGGGACCGTCGGCATGCCGGCGGCGGTCGCGGCGACGAACATGCTCCAGTCGACCAGCAGTTGCAGCAGCCCGATCAGCAGGAACTGACGGCCCTGGCGCAGCAGACCCATGGACGCCCCGGATTGAGATCAAGCGCGCATGCTAACGTCTGCCGCGCGGATGTAAATGCCGCGGCGCCGCCACGCCGCCGCCGCGTGACGTCCGCGCGGCAGCCTCTAGAATTCCGGTTCACCCAGAATGGAACCGTCCCATGAGCCTGCCCTTGCACGTCGTGATCCTGGCCGCCGGCGCTGGCAAGCGGATGAAGTCCGCCAAGCCCAAGGTGCTGCAGTCGATCGCCGGCCGGCCGATGCTGGCGCACGTGGTCGAGACCGCGCGCCGCCTGCAGCCGGCGGCGATCCATGTCGTCTACGGCCATGGCGGCGATGCGGTGCGCGCCGCCTTCGCCGACCAGCCGGACCTGCTGTGGGCCGAGCAGGCGCAGCAACTGGGCACCGGGCATGCGCTGCGGCAGGCGATGGCGGCGGTACCGGATGCGGCCACGACTCTGGTGCTGTACGGCGACGTGCCGTTGATCCGCGTCGACACCTTGTCGCGCCTGTTGCATTCGCCGGGGCGGCTGGCGGTGCTGGTGGCCGAACCCGAGGATCCCAGCGGTTACGGCCGCATCGTGCGCGACGCGGCGGGCAAGGTCGCTGCGATCGTGGAGCACAAGGAAGCCGACGACGAACAGCGCCGCATCCGTATCATCAACACCGGCATCGTCACCGCCGAGTCCACCGCGCTCAAGCGCTGGCTGGCGCAGCTGCGCGCCGACAACGCGCAGGGCGAGTACTACCTCACCGACGTGTTCGCCGCCGCTGCCGCCGAGTTCACGCCGGCGGAGATGGTGCTGGTGGCCGATCCGATCGAGGCCGAAGGCGCCAACGACCCGTGGCAGCTGGCGCAGCTGGAACGCGCCTGGCAGCTGCGTGCCGCGCGTGCGCTGTGCGAGCAGGGCGCGCAGCTGCTCGACCCGAACCGCCTCGACCAGCGCGGCCGGGTGCGGGTGGGCCGCGACGTGTGCATCGACGTGAACGTGGTGCTGGAGGGCGAAGTGGACCTGGCCGACGGGGTCAGCATCGGCCCATACGTGCGCTTGAAGGACGTGGTCCTGGGCCCGGGCACCGAAGTGCGCGCGCATTGCGACCTGGAAGGCGTGGTCACCGAGGGCGCGGTGCAGATCGGCCCGTTCGCGCGGCTGCGGCCGGGGACGGTGCTGGCCGACGGCGCGCACATCGGCAACTTCGTCGAGACCAAGAAGGCGGTGCTCGGCATCGGCAGCAAGGTCAACCACCTGAGCTATCTCGGCGATGCGGTGATCGGCAGCGGCGTCAACATCGGCGCCGGCACCATCACCTGCAACTACGACGGCGTGAACAAGTCGCAGACCACCATCGGCGACGGCGTCTTCGTCGGTTCCAACAGCGCCCTGGTGGCGCCGCTGCATATCGGCGACGGAGCGACCATCGGCGCCGGCTCGGTGATCACTCACGATGCGCCGGCCGGCCAGCTCACCGTGGCGCGCGCGCGGCAGAGCACCCACGAAGGCTGGAAGCGGCCAACGAAGAAGTAATCGGCGGCACGGCTCGGGCAGGCGCAGGCACCGCGTGGCCGCTTTTGCAACCTTAACTGGGCGTGCCGCGCTAAGAACCTGTTCACGATCTTTTGAGTAGTAGTGTCAGGCATGCCAGGTGGATGAACTGCAAGCTGGTGTTGAGCTTGCGCTCGCAGTTCTTCCATAGCCTTCGGTTCTTTTCCAGCCACGCAAAGCTGCGTTCGACGCTCCAGCGCTTGGGCATGACCTTGAAGGTGTGCAGTTCGCTGCGTTTGGCGATCTGCACCGTGACTTGCTTGCCCAGGATCTCTCGTACGCCTTCGGCGAACGGTTCTGCGGTATAGACGCTATCGCACAACAGGCTTTGCACGTGTCCCAGGTTCGGCTTGCAACGATCCAGGGATTGGAGCGCGCCTTTGCGGTCGGTCACTTCCGCCCTCGTCACCGCGACCGCATGCGGCAGGCCTTGGGTATCGACGGCGATGCGACGCTTGATCCCCAAGACCTTCTTGCCCGCGTCATAACCCTTCTGGCCGGCCGTGTCCGTGTTCTTCACGCTCTGTGCGTCCACGATCAAGAACGTGCTGCAAGCGTTGCGCCCCTGTCTCTGGCGGGCCGCGCCACCCTGATTTTTTGAGCGCCCGCTCCAGCAGGCTGACTCCTTCATCGTCTGTTTCGTTCCACTTGGCAAAGTAGCAGTGCACGGTGCGCCACTTCGGGAAGTCGCTGGGCAGCGCTCGCCACTGACAGCCGGTGCGCAGCAGGTACAGCACCGCGCACCACACGTCCTACAGATCCACGGTCCGTGGCTTGGTACGCTTGCGCGCCTGCTCCAGAATGGGGCGGATCTGCTCGAACCGCTCCCGGCTCATGTCACTCGGATACGTCTTTGTTCGCATCCGCAGAGTTTGCACTACCCGGGAAAGATCGTGAACAGGTTCTAAGCGCGACTCAGCGGAGCGGCAGCTCGCGCTCCAAGCGGTCCTGCCGCTGAAAGCGTCGGGGCGCCGCAGATCGGAAGGCTTCCTGGCAAGCCGTCGATCGCGGGAAAGCGGGCGTTGCAGCTCGCGATGCATCCGAGGTGAGCGTCTTCACGGTTTCCTTTCGGAAACGAACGGCGCCCTCCAGATGTCGTCCGACCAAAGCGGTTCACTTTTGGATCTACTTATTCCCGGTCGGAATCCTCTACTGCGCGAACTCGATAGCATCGTAGGCGAAGCCAGGACTCAGGTAGCCGGCGCCTTGCGAGCCCGAGATCGGAGAGAGCCGCAGCACATTGTCGCCTACCTTGAGAGCGCTCTGCGGGATTGCGAACGAGTAGTAAGTGTTGTTGCCACGATACGTCCCAACAGTCAGGTTCCGTGTATTGGGCTGGTTGGGAGTTCCAGGGGAGCGTGGTGCGTAGTCATTGACTTTGATCATCGGCCGCGCTCCTGCAAAAGCAATGGTGGCGCCGATGTGCACCGATGAGGGCTTCAATTGATCTTGGGACAAGTTGAACCGAACCACGATCTCGCCGTTGATGGCCGTCCACTGGTAGGCGGGGAACCCCGTCTCGGCGTTCGATTCGCCCACCACATACTCTGGCACAGCCCAAGCGCGCAATCGCGAATCGCTCGGATGCATCCAAGTCACCTTGTCGCCGTTAAGGAACTCCGCGGGTGTCCCATCCCACTCACCGATCCTCCAAACCGCGCCATTGGCCGATGGATCGTTGGCAATGCTCAGCGCTCCGACGTCGTTCGTATGTCCCGACCCGACCGTCACCTCGCGCGTATCGACAACGAGCTCGTTCTTGCAGACCAGCATCGTGTACTGTCCTGGGCGCATATTTTTGCTCGTGAATTGACCTGTAGCCGTATCAGCTTTGGTCCAATATTGCGCTTGGCCGTTCTTGAATGCGACGGTGTAGTCGAAGTATTGCGGTTCAA encodes:
- a CDS encoding F0F1 ATP synthase subunit epsilon, encoding MSTIRCDIVSAEHEIYHGEATLVVATGELGELGIAPKHAPLITRLKPGKVVVTTASGEQLDFAISGGILEVQPQVVTILADTAIRAQDIDEASVRKAKEEAERMLANRGEGIDVAEAQAKLAEVTAQLQALERLRKTLKH
- a CDS encoding chorismate mutase, producing MTVYLPTELTRALTALLAGAVLLGCAMPARSATVLEPLLDRIVERNAIGDQVALSKWDSGKPVLDATREAAVLASVREQASAHGVDADDAVRFFGMQIESNKLVQYQLLARWRLRGRAPDQPRADLAVLRERLNRLQGEMLDGLQASAAARRAADCPAATARAAEAYALRWQLDQVHRTALVRSLGDFCR
- a CDS encoding IS5 family transposase (programmed frameshift), which translates into the protein MARRYALRDDQWDRIRDLLPGRAGHVGVTAKDNRLFVEAVLYRYRAGIPWRDLPERFGDFRVIHLRHSRWSRSGIWHQVFQALSKDADNEYAMIDSTIVRASAQRRGNKGERQAIGRSRGGLSSKIHAVVDALGNPLAFHLTAGQASDLEGADALLPPLSVGALLADRAYDASARVIEPMQRQGTQIVIPSHPTRNVQRDYDRVLYRDRHLIENFFAKLKQYRAIATRYDKTACNFLGAIYWAASVILLN
- a CDS encoding GtrA family protein, whose amino-acid sequence is MGLLRQGRQFLLIGLLQLLVDWSMFVAATAAGMPTVPANVLGRVGGALLGFWLNGRITFAGGNGARLGWRRFGRFMAMWIVLTVLSTWLVALCVDALGLRLAWLAKPVVEGVLAVLSFFLGRHLVYR
- the glmU gene encoding bifunctional UDP-N-acetylglucosamine diphosphorylase/glucosamine-1-phosphate N-acetyltransferase GlmU; the protein is MSLPLHVVILAAGAGKRMKSAKPKVLQSIAGRPMLAHVVETARRLQPAAIHVVYGHGGDAVRAAFADQPDLLWAEQAQQLGTGHALRQAMAAVPDAATTLVLYGDVPLIRVDTLSRLLHSPGRLAVLVAEPEDPSGYGRIVRDAAGKVAAIVEHKEADDEQRRIRIINTGIVTAESTALKRWLAQLRADNAQGEYYLTDVFAAAAAEFTPAEMVLVADPIEAEGANDPWQLAQLERAWQLRAARALCEQGAQLLDPNRLDQRGRVRVGRDVCIDVNVVLEGEVDLADGVSIGPYVRLKDVVLGPGTEVRAHCDLEGVVTEGAVQIGPFARLRPGTVLADGAHIGNFVETKKAVLGIGSKVNHLSYLGDAVIGSGVNIGAGTITCNYDGVNKSQTTIGDGVFVGSNSALVAPLHIGDGATIGAGSVITHDAPAGQLTVARARQSTHEGWKRPTKK